The following coding sequences are from one Humulus lupulus chromosome X, drHumLupu1.1, whole genome shotgun sequence window:
- the LOC133805862 gene encoding uncharacterized protein LOC133805862, which translates to MSLSYGVHMSYAKAWRCREHALAYIRGTPESSFQKLPSFLYMMEQKNPGTVTHLQMDNEGRFKYCFMALGVSIMGFKTYIRPVICVDGTFLTTRCGGTLLCAMGQDANKKIYPIAFSVVDSENNDSWLSFLLRLKEAIGEVENLVFVSDRHTTTASALTKFFPEAHHGACIHLVSMNIHAKFKTDHCHEEFFLAAKAYRKREFLCHFEKIKFKDLAIAQYLENQVGFEKWARSFFPGHRYNLMTTASTTTGRLAIEVEADLRKLANKSTTSFPFPSSQYEITVLDAGARDRGISPYSLCSRFYTVEAWLSSYGGSVYTLGNEESWVIPNDIGSMMIAPPLVKQKAGRPKKKRHLSKDEKNSKQRRCSRCGVLGHNRVTCTTVCPPPSRHA; encoded by the exons ATGAGTTTATCATATGGAGTTCATATGAGCTATGCTAAAGCTTGGAGGTGTCGAGAGCATGCATTGGCTTACATAAGAGGTACACCAGAATCATCATTTCAGAAACTTCCCTCATTTCTATACATGATGGAGCAAAAAAATCCTGGAACTGTTACTCATTTGCAGATGGACAATGAAGGTAGGTTCAAATATTGCTTCATGGCCTTAGGTGTTTCTATAATGGGGTTTAAAACATATATTCGCCCAGTTATATGTGTAGATGGAACCTTCTTGACTACTCGGTGTGGAGGTACTTTGTTATGTGCCATGGGACAAGATGCTAATAAGAAAATATATCCAATTGCATTTTCAGTAGTTGACTCAGAGAATAATGACTCATGGTTGTCTTTTCTACTGAGGTTGAAGGAAGCGATTGGTGAAGTGGAGAATCTAGTATTCGTGTCTGATAGACATACCACTACAGCAAGTGCCTTGACTAAATTTTTTCCTGAGGCACACCATGGTGCTTGTATACATCTTGTTAGCATGAATATACATGCGAAGTTCAAAACTGACCATTGCCATGAAGAATTCTTCCTTGCAGCGAAAGCTTATAGAAAGCGAGAGTTTTTATGCCATTTTGAGAAGATTAAATTCAAAGATCTTGCAATTGCTCAATACTTAGAGAATCAAGTGGGTTTTGAAAAGTGGGCTCGTTCTTTCTTTCCTGGTCATCGATATAATTTAATGACTACAG CATCAACGACTACAGGTCGTCTTGCGATAGAAGTGGAAGCTGATTTGCGAAAGTTAGCAAACAAGTCCACTACCTCGTTCCCTTTTCCGTCTAGTCAGTATGAAATAACAGTATTGGATG CTGGTGCTCGAGATCGTGGCATTAGTCCATATAGTTTATGCTCCAGATTCTACACAGTTGAAGCGTGGTTGTCATCCTATGGTGGATCTGTATATACGCTGGGTAATGAAGAATCTTGGGTGATACCAAATGACATAGGAAGTATGATGATAGCTCCTCCTTTAGTGAAGCAGAAGGCtggtcgtccaaagaagaaacGACATTTATCAAAGGATGAGAAGAATAGCAAACAACGTAGATGTAGTAGATGTGGTGTCCTGGGCCACAATCGAGTGACGTGCACCACTGTTTGTCCCCCGCCGTCTAGACATGCTTAG